The Parabacteroides timonensis sequence CAGCGTCAGTGGCTGGCACACCAGGTGCAACACGATGAATTTGCACCCAAAGATAACTATCCGATCAACCGTGGTTTCCAGGATTGTTACGGTACGATCTATGGAGTGGTGGATTATTTCGACCCGTTCAGCCTGATCAGTGGAGATAAGCCGGTGAATTCTGTTCCAGATGATTATTACAGCACGATTGCATTGGCCGATACAGCCGTTGCCTACGTGAATAAGTATGCGGAAACCGATAAGCCTTTCTTTATGTACCTGGCTTTCCACTGTCCGCATTGGCCGTTGCATGCACTACCTGAAGATATAGAAAAGTATAAAGATACTTACAAAGACGGTTGGCAGGCTATCCGGGAAGCCCGTTACCAGCGGATGAAAGAAATGAAACTGTTCGGTGATGCTGACAATTTCCTATCTCCCCGCCAGTTTACCGACTCCTGGGACGAGAACCCAACCAAGGAATGGGATGCCCGTGCGATGGCAGTTCATGCAGCTATGGTAGACCGTATGGATCAGGAGATCGGTCGTGTGATAGAGACGCTAAAGAAGAACGGACAGTTGGATAATACCCTGATCCTCTTTATGTCGGATAACGGATGCAGTAACGAGGACTGTCAGAATTATTCGGAAGGGGAAAACGACCGTCCTGCCGAAACGCGCGATGGCCGTAAGATCGTTTATCCGAAAGAGAAAGAGATAATGCCTGGCCCGGAAACAAGTTATGCCTCTGTGGGTGCCAGATGGGCGAATGCCGCAAATACGCCGTTCCGTTTCTGGAAGGCAAAATCGTATGAAGGAGGAATTTGTACTCCGATGATCGCCCACTGGCCGAAAGGGATCAAGCAGCCGAAAGGAAGTGTTAATACCCAAATGGGGCATGTGATGGATATAATGGCAACCTGCCTTGATATATCCGGTACCGACTATCCGACGGAATACAATGGAAATAAGATCATTCCATTGGCCGGCAAAAGTCTGGACCCGATCTTTAAAACAGGGACGCGCCAGGGACACGACGAATTATGCTTCGAGCATTTCAACGAGAAAGCCCTGATCGATGTCTCCGGCTGGAAGATCGTATGGCCGAACAATAAAAAGGACTGGGAACTTTATAACCTAAATGAAGATCGCAGTGAGATGCATAATCTGGCCGATCAGTATCCGGAAAAGGTAAAAGAGATGGTAGCCCGGTATGAGGAATGGGAGAAAGATTATATGGTCGTTCCCCGTCCGAAATAATACATTACGTTTTTCAATATATGTAAATTAGAAAAACTTCCGGCTGTATTAGGAAGCATAAGCTCCTACATCACCGGGAGTTTTTATATCTTTGTGCGGAACATAAAACACATAATATGGAACGCTTCGCCGCAATTGATTTTGAAACTGCCAATGGAAAACGCTGCAGTGTATGCAGTGTCGGGGTGGCTATTGTCGAGGATAATAAAATCATCGATCAGGTATACAGCCTGATCCGCCCTTATCCGAATTACTATACACAGTGGACTACTGCCGTACATGGACTTACGCCAGCCGATACGAATGATGCCCCCGATTTTGAGGAAGTATGGGCAAAGATCGCACCTAAAATAGTCGATTTACCCCTGGTTGCCCATAACAGTCCTTTCGATGAAGGATGCCTGAAAGCCGTACACCAAACATACGAACTGGCTTATCCGAAATATCAGTTCTACTGCACCTGCCGTTTGTCGCGTAAGATGTATCCGTTCCTGGTGAATCATCAGTTGCACACGGTGGCAGCTTATTGTGGGTATGACCTTAGAAACCACCATCATGCAATGGCGGACGCGTATGCCTGTGCCCATATTGCAGTCACTATGATGCGCGAGAAAGGAGTAGAAACCTTACAGGAATTATTATAACCGGCAGCCTTATTCGGTGACCTCTTCTACGGTTACAGTCTGCTGCTTCCCGGCAATCTTATCGACCACAACTGCAATTGCGCCGTCGCCTGTTACGTTGCAGGCCGTACCGAAGCTATCCATTGCGATATAGAGGGCAATCATTAAAGCCTGTAAAGTCTCGTTGAATCCCAGCATGCTCTGCAATAATCCGAGCGCAGCCATAATAGCTCCCCCCGGGACTCCCGGAGCGGCAACCATCGTAATGCCCAGCATCATAATGAATCCGGCTAAACCGGCAAACGTTACCGGCTCTCCGGCCATATACATGATAGCCATTGCACAGGCCGTAATCTTCATCGTACTACCGGAAAGGTGAATGGTTGCGCATAATGGAATAACAAAAATAGCGATTGTCTCCCTGACGCCGTTCTTGACAGTCTGAGCCAGTGTCACCGGAATGGTAGCAGCCGACGATTGTGTTCCTAATGCAGTAGCATAAGCCGGCAGCATGTTTCTTAATAACCGGAATGGATTTTTTCCACTGATACTTCCGGCAATCGTGAACTGAATAATCAAAAGTAACACATGCAGTACGAATATCACGATGATCACTTTCAGGAACATGGCTATAATACTCATCACTTGTCCGCTGACCGTCATATTCAGAAAGATACCGAAGATATGCAAAGGAAGTAGCGGAATAATAATGGCCTCGATAAGTTTGGTTATAATCTTCTGAAAATCGTTGAATGCTTCCCGTAATGCGTTCCCGTCGATATAAGATAGTCCTAGCCCGATTGTAAACGATAATAACAGGGCGGTCATGACATCCATCAATGGAGGCATACCCACGGTGAAATAAGGAAGCAGCATGAAATCTTCCGGATTATCCATGGCTGTGAGTTCCGCATTGGCTGGTAATATATGCGGGAAGATCGCCGAAGTACTGAAGAACGTGAAGAATCCTGAAAAGATCGTCGATCCATAAGCGATCAGAGCCGTGATAGCCAATAGTTTGCCGGCTCCTTTTCCCAGGTCTCCGATGGCAGGTGTCACCAGTCCCAGAATGATAAGCGGGATGGAGAACGAAAGGAAGTTTCCGAACAACGAGTTGAAGGTTACAAAGATACGTGCGATACCATTCGGCAGAAACTGGCCGAACAACACACCGGCAGCGATGGCAATGACTACTTTAGTCAGTAGCGATACTTTCAGTTTTTTCATTTATCCGTTTGATTTTATACCCGATGGCGGCAACCGTGATGCTCATCAACGGGCTGATTAGATTAAAGAAACAATAAGGTAAATATGTAAGAGTGGCTACACCCAGAATGGTGGCCTGCGTCATACCGCAAGTATTCCATGGGATAAGAACGGAAGTCACCGTTACCGCATCTTCCGTGGTTCGGCTTAACAGGCGGCTTTCATATCCCTTCTTTTGATAAATATCCTTGAACATATTTCCTGTAAGGATAATCGAGATGTATTGGTCGGCAGTACAGATATTAAGGAACAGACCCGACACGACAGTCGATGCAACCAGTCCTACGGTACGTTTCATAAAGCGGATGAATACCGAGGTGATACTTCCCAGCATGCCGCTGGCAGTCATGGCTCCCCCGAAACACATGGCACAGATGATTAACCAGATCGTGTTCATCATTCCGCTCATCCCCCGGGTGGATACCAGATCGTTCAGGTCGGCATTGCCTGTCTGCACCTGGGTACTTCCATAGAAAGTCATAAGCAGCCCTTTGAATTGCGATTGTATGTTTTCGACAGGCAGGCCCGATATTTCCTGCAACAGGTGAGGCTGAAAGATTAAAGCGAATACACCTGCCAGGGTGGCAGATATAAATAAGGTGATGATGGAAGGCACCCTTTTGGCAATCAATATGCCGGTAACAATCGGGACGATCAACAGCCAGAATGAGATATTGAATGTTTCCTTCAGAGAGGTCGAGTACATAGCGATCTGGTCGCTTGCCGTTGCCTCGTGTGTGAAACCTGCTACGGTGAAAATAACTAGTGTGATTAGCATGGAAGGAACCGTCGTTATCATCATATATTTGATATGTTTGAACAACGGGGTATCGGTAACCGATGCAGCCAGTACCGTCGTATCCGAAAGCGGAGATATCTTATCGCCGAAATAGGCACCTGAAATAATAGCTCCGGCAATCCATCCGGCATCGAATCCCTGCGCCAGACCGATACCCAGTAAAGCTATACCGATCGTGGCAATCGTCGTCCACGAACTTCCCGTCATAACAGAAACGACCGCGCAAATGACACAGGTCGATGCCAGGAAGAAACTGGGGTGAATGATCTGCATTCCATAATAGATCAATGTCGGCACTACCCCGCTTATCATCCAGCTGCCGGATAACGCCCCGATAATTAAAAGAATGATCAGTGCCGTCGCTACCCCGGTGATATTGTTGATCATCGCCAGCTCGATCGATTTCCAGCGTACTTTGCTGTATCCCATGGCGATCAGACAGCAGACAGCTGTTGCCGTTAGCAAAACGACCTGGCTGCCTCCGCTCAGGGCATCACTGCCGAAGGTGCGGATGGTGACGAATAGGAGCGCAACCAATACAAGTATGGGAACGAGAGAAAGTAAGGGTGAAGGTATCTTTGCGGGAGTTTGATCCATATAAAATGAGTACTTGTAATTTTGCCTGCAAAAATACAACAAAAAAGTGAAATTGGGAAAAGTATGCCATCTTTGCCACCTCTCATAATCAAGAAATAAATGTAATAAATTTGATTTTTATGGAAAATGAAATTTTATTTGTATTGCTTAATGATTTTGCCGATTGGGATTGAGTAACCAAGACACGCTCGTCCTTGCTCAGATTAGCCGCATCCGCCACTTTCAGCAAAGGCAAATCGACAACCGTAGACGAAGGCGGCAGTTACACGATCAAGGACATCCAAAAAGATACGGAAATCGTCGTGTCAGGTATTGTAAAGAAAAAGAATACCGCTACCGCTTTAAGTAAGGGGAAGGCATTGTTTAGCTTGATCCCCCTTTTAGTATTATTGCCAGTTGCTTAACACCTTCCGATGCACCGGCTTTGATGAAGTGGATATCGTTCCGGTAAGTATTTACTTCTTTCGGGTCGATAAGATAGATAGGCTGGCCGCGACGAACGTAATTCAGCAGTCCCGCTGCCGGATAAACATTGAGGGAAGTGCCGATCACCACAAACAGGTCACATGACTCCACCAGGCGGATAGCCGGGTCGATCATCGGAACAGCTTCACCAAACCATACGATAAAAGGACGTAGCTGATTATCATGCGGATCTTTGTCACCGAGGTGGATGTCCGGATGTTCGGGGGAGATATCGTAGGTCGTGTTGAGATCCCGTACGGAACAGGATTTCATCAATTCTCCGTGAAGATGGAGCACGTTGCTGCTACCTGCCTGTTCGTGCAGGTTATCGATATTTTGTGTAATGATGTGCACATCGAAATCCTTTTCCAGTTCAGCCAGTCCGATATGTCCCGCGTTGGGTTTGGTGTTGAGCAATTCCCTGCGTCGCTGGTTATAGAAGTCGAGTACCAGTTCGGGGTTGGAGGCAAAGCCTTCGGGGGTTGCAACCTCTTCCACCCGGTATTTTTCCCAGAGACCATCGGAGTCACGAAAGGTCGAAATACCGCTTTCAGCACTCATGCCGGCGCCGGTCAGTACGACTAATTTCTTTTTCATAAGGCTATTGTTGTTTAATTTTACAAAGATAGAAAAGAATGTAGCTAAATGTATCTTCCTATAAATTTTGAAGCGTTTTTTATTGCACCCTTTAATTATTATCGTACATTTGCTGTGCATTTCATTCCAAAAGGTGGGGAAACCTGCCAATTTCCGTGGCGGGCATTTTTATGTCCGCTTACGATCATTCTATATGGCGGTTCCGTACCCCCGTGTGGAATATTAATGTATCTACTGCCTTTTGGGGTGAAATGCAACGGGACAGGCGGAACCGCTCTTATATTCAGAAAATCTTCGCCTTCACATCTAATATTAATAGGTATGGACACAGAATTTTTAACTGCCCAGCAAAGTGAAGACCTGCAAAGGTTAAGTGGAAACCCCTCTCCTTTTTCTGAAGAAGAACTAAAAGATTTTTACCTCAAACTGGCCCGTCTGGTCAATCCGGGTGCATGTTCTCCTAAACGCACCGATTTTGAAATATTGAGCATACTTAGTAAAGACCTGAAGAGAAACCTCGGATTTTTATGTAAATATACGCAACACTCCTGGGACGAAGGATTGTTGGAGATACAAATGGCCTGCGGCGTTTATTCCGTACAGGACAGTATCCCCAAAATGCAGCGATTAGAAATGAATACTTCTCTGGGGAGGCATTTACAATTTCTTGCCCGGATGGCATCCAGCTGTTCGGTTGCAAGAAAGATGCACGCGGAATATACCCGGCATTTTATTAATGTAGAATACCTTTTAAAGCAAATGGGAAATAAGACTAACTGAGTGGCAGGAGCTGGGAAAGTAATTTATTTCTCCCTATAAACTAATCGGAAAGTTAGGACTTTTTACTGCCAGGGTGTACAGGGTGACTGCGTAGGGTGTACTGGGTAGCAGGACAAGGTGTACACCCTGGTGGATTATCCTGTACAGGGTGGTTTTACAAACCGGGGAGTTAACAGTTAGTTTGTCATAGGTTTTGTTTTAATGAGACTGGGGGATGATAATAGTATCTTTATACACAAAGTTTACTGGTTTTGTTTGTTATTTGCAATATTTGCTTGTAATTTACTGGTATTAAGGTTTGTAAGACATTGCAAACGGGCTTTTTATTTGCAATGTTATTTGTCATCTGTCATGCTCTCTCTTGCAGTCAAACTATGACAAATGACAAACGCTATTGCAAACAAAGGAGGTGTTTGCAATAGCGTATCATATTGTTATGTAGTATATTATATCGATATATTGCAAATAACAAATAAATTGTCCAAACATTTTGTTGGATAACTATAATTACTCTGTTATCCCAGATTGTTCAGGATATCTGTTTTTCCTTCCTGTACCAGGCGGTAGATCATTTCTCCGAATAGAGTATTAACCCAGGCAAACCAGGAACGGGTAAAGTTCTTTGGATCGTCTTTGTGGAACGATTCGTGCATGAAACCGGTTTCTCCGTCGGTATCGCGCAGCATTTTAACGCAATGGCGTATTTCTTCCGGATCGCTGGTCGTGTTGCATCGCATGATGATACTCATAGGCCAGATAAAGTCGAAGCCGATATGCGGTCCGCCGATACCTTCACCCGCCTTACCTTTGAAGAAGTAAGGGTTTAATTCGCTAAGCACCAGCTTGCGTGTGTTCTGATATACCGGGTCGTTTACATCGACGCATCCCAGGTAAGGCATTGCCAGCAAACTCGGAACATTGGCGTCGTCCATGAAAACATGGTTGTAGAAACCGTCTGCTTCGAATGCATATACTTTACCGAATTTCGGATGCTCGACGATTCCGTATTTTTCGATGGCGGCAGCCACTTCGTCAGCCAATGAATCGCACTGGCGGGCAAAATCGTTATCCTTTTTGATGTCGCGCATCATTTCGGCCAGCTGGCGCAAGGAAGTTACGGCAAACATATTCGACGGGATCAGGAAGCCGAACAGGGTCGCGTCGTCCGAAGGACGGAAAGACGAAACGATCAGGCCTACCGGACGTACCGGGCTACCGTAACCATCATTTAGCAAAGTATCGCCCTGACGGTCTGTCTTACGGGAGAAACGGTAAGGGCCGAGGCTGTCTTTACGTTGTTGTTCGATGAAAGTCTTATAGACAGATTTCATTGCTTTGTCCCAGTCTGCATCGAAAGGAGAGGTGTCGCCTGTTTTTTTCCAGAAATGATAAGCCAGGCGGATCGGGTAACAAAGTGAGTCGATCTCCCACTTACGTTCGTGGAGCTCTTTCTTCATCTCCGTACGGTCGCTTTCCCATTCGCTGCCTGTCGGGCCTTCGTTGAAGCCGTTGGCATACGGATCGATGTTAATGCACCAGGTCTGACGGTTGATTACACCAGCCAGCATGGTTTTAACTTTTGGATCTTCATTGGCAAATTTAATGTGTGGGAAAACCTGTGCCGACGAGTCGCGCAACCACATTGCGTGGATGTCGCCTGTCAGGACGAAAGTGTCGGGTTTACCGTTCACTATCTTATGTTCGCAGGTGGTATCCAATGTGTTAGGGAAACAGTTTTCGAACATCCAGGCCAGTTTCGGGTCTTTTAGTTTTGCTTTAGTAGTTTTGATTGCCTGTTCTACGGCTGGCGAAGAAAAGTGACGTTTTTCCAGTGCCGGACGCAGACATGTGTACTGTGAAGTTTCAGAAATAACCGGCGAACCTGTAGCTGCTGACTCTGCTATGTGGGCAAACGATTTTTGTCCGACCAGCAGGCCTGCCAGTGAAAGGCTTCCGGATTTCAGGAAGTTTCTACGTGTAGTCATGATGAGTTTACGTTTTTGTTTTATGATTATTGAATATTATTGATCTCAGCAAAAAGTTCAATCATGCAGGCGTTGTCCAGCAACCATTTGAACTTCTTATTCTTGGTCCCCGCCCAATCGTTTCCCAGGAAACCGTTCTCGTCACGCGTATTTTGCCACGCATAACGGGCATTATCAGCCATGGTATTCACATACTCGTAATTGTTGTCGACCTCTGCCAATGCGAGAAGGCCACGCAGCAAAATGACATTGAACCACGGATTTGCGGGGTAAAAATAAGCATCTTTTCCATCAATACCAGTACGTTTATTCAAAAAATGCTTGTAAGCACCCTTCGCCGTATTTTGTGCATCTTGCAGGAATGTTTCATCCGAGGTGGTTTGGTATAACAGTACACCAGCTTGTATCATCTGTCCGCTGTTGTAAGTGAACTTTGCTTTGCCGATGGTTTTATCGAGGCTTATGTTGTCCCAATAAACCGAATCGGCAGGGTCGCATAAGTTTGTCTTTGTCCAGTTATAGGTTTTTATGGCCTGGTCCAGATACTTCTGTTCTTTCGTCAGGTTATACAGTTTCATACATAATACGGCTGCCGGAGCATTAGAGCAGGTGTTTTTGGATA is a genomic window containing:
- a CDS encoding glycoside hydrolase family 125 protein gives rise to the protein MTTRRNFLKSGSLSLAGLLVGQKSFAHIAESAATGSPVISETSQYTCLRPALEKRHFSSPAVEQAIKTTKAKLKDPKLAWMFENCFPNTLDTTCEHKIVNGKPDTFVLTGDIHAMWLRDSSAQVFPHIKFANEDPKVKTMLAGVINRQTWCINIDPYANGFNEGPTGSEWESDRTEMKKELHERKWEIDSLCYPIRLAYHFWKKTGDTSPFDADWDKAMKSVYKTFIEQQRKDSLGPYRFSRKTDRQGDTLLNDGYGSPVRPVGLIVSSFRPSDDATLFGFLIPSNMFAVTSLRQLAEMMRDIKKDNDFARQCDSLADEVAAAIEKYGIVEHPKFGKVYAFEADGFYNHVFMDDANVPSLLAMPYLGCVDVNDPVYQNTRKLVLSELNPYFFKGKAGEGIGGPHIGFDFIWPMSIIMRCNTTSDPEEIRHCVKMLRDTDGETGFMHESFHKDDPKNFTRSWFAWVNTLFGEMIYRLVQEGKTDILNNLG
- a CDS encoding dicarboxylate/amino acid:cation symporter codes for the protein MKKLKVSLLTKVVIAIAAGVLFGQFLPNGIARIFVTFNSLFGNFLSFSIPLIILGLVTPAIGDLGKGAGKLLAITALIAYGSTIFSGFFTFFSTSAIFPHILPANAELTAMDNPEDFMLLPYFTVGMPPLMDVMTALLLSFTIGLGLSYIDGNALREAFNDFQKIITKLIEAIIIPLLPLHIFGIFLNMTVSGQVMSIIAMFLKVIIVIFVLHVLLLIIQFTIAGSISGKNPFRLLRNMLPAYATALGTQSSAATIPVTLAQTVKNGVRETIAIFVIPLCATIHLSGSTMKITACAMAIMYMAGEPVTFAGLAGFIMMLGITMVAAPGVPGGAIMAALGLLQSMLGFNETLQALMIALYIAMDSFGTACNVTGDGAIAVVVDKIAGKQQTVTVEEVTE
- a CDS encoding sulfatase-like hydrolase/transferase, giving the protein QRQWLAHQVQHDEFAPKDNYPINRGFQDCYGTIYGVVDYFDPFSLISGDKPVNSVPDDYYSTIALADTAVAYVNKYAETDKPFFMYLAFHCPHWPLHALPEDIEKYKDTYKDGWQAIREARYQRMKEMKLFGDADNFLSPRQFTDSWDENPTKEWDARAMAVHAAMVDRMDQEIGRVIETLKKNGQLDNTLILFMSDNGCSNEDCQNYSEGENDRPAETRDGRKIVYPKEKEIMPGPETSYASVGARWANAANTPFRFWKAKSYEGGICTPMIAHWPKGIKQPKGSVNTQMGHVMDIMATCLDISGTDYPTEYNGNKIIPLAGKSLDPIFKTGTRQGHDELCFEHFNEKALIDVSGWKIVWPNNKKDWELYNLNEDRSEMHNLADQYPEKVKEMVARYEEWEKDYMVVPRPK
- a CDS encoding 3'-5' exonuclease, which translates into the protein MERFAAIDFETANGKRCSVCSVGVAIVEDNKIIDQVYSLIRPYPNYYTQWTTAVHGLTPADTNDAPDFEEVWAKIAPKIVDLPLVAHNSPFDEGCLKAVHQTYELAYPKYQFYCTCRLSRKMYPFLVNHQLHTVAAYCGYDLRNHHHAMADAYACAHIAVTMMREKGVETLQELL
- a CDS encoding SIR2 family NAD-dependent protein deacylase; the encoded protein is MKKKLVVLTGAGMSAESGISTFRDSDGLWEKYRVEEVATPEGFASNPELVLDFYNQRRRELLNTKPNAGHIGLAELEKDFDVHIITQNIDNLHEQAGSSNVLHLHGELMKSCSVRDLNTTYDISPEHPDIHLGDKDPHDNQLRPFIVWFGEAVPMIDPAIRLVESCDLFVVIGTSLNVYPAAGLLNYVRRGQPIYLIDPKEVNTYRNDIHFIKAGASEGVKQLAIILKGGSS
- a CDS encoding glycoside hydrolase family 76 protein, which encodes MRIRPIFNCCLLAICFCACTKQPQPHANKDVIIADSLLTNILTKYNVEKYGLLSETYPVNPENQVTYLAEGSEQKKDQEVSFLWPYSGMLSGCIALYDATGDNKYLEILEKRIIPGLDLYWDNTRNPHCYQSYPMFNGESDRFYDDNDWLAIDFCDLYALTNDQQYLLKAKELHEYIYSGWDDVLDGGIYWCEQKKVSKNTCSNAPAAVLCMKLYNLTKEQKYLDQAIKTYNWTKTNLCDPADSVYWDNISLDKTIGKAKFTYNSGQMIQAGVLLYQTTSDETFLQDAQNTAKGAYKHFLNKRTGIDGKDAYFYPANPWFNVILLRGLLALAEVDNNYEYVNTMADNARYAWQNTRDENGFLGNDWAGTKNKKFKWLLDNACMIELFAEINNIQ
- the nhaC gene encoding Na+/H+ antiporter NhaC translates to MDQTPAKIPSPLLSLVPILVLVALLFVTIRTFGSDALSGGSQVVLLTATAVCCLIAMGYSKVRWKSIELAMINNITGVATALIILLIIGALSGSWMISGVVPTLIYYGMQIIHPSFFLASTCVICAVVSVMTGSSWTTIATIGIALLGIGLAQGFDAGWIAGAIISGAYFGDKISPLSDTTVLAASVTDTPLFKHIKYMMITTVPSMLITLVIFTVAGFTHEATASDQIAMYSTSLKETFNISFWLLIVPIVTGILIAKRVPSIITLFISATLAGVFALIFQPHLLQEISGLPVENIQSQFKGLLMTFYGSTQVQTGNADLNDLVSTRGMSGMMNTIWLIICAMCFGGAMTASGMLGSITSVFIRFMKRTVGLVASTVVSGLFLNICTADQYISIILTGNMFKDIYQKKGYESRLLSRTTEDAVTVTSVLIPWNTCGMTQATILGVATLTYLPYCFFNLISPLMSITVAAIGYKIKRINEKTESIATD